Proteins encoded together in one Amblyomma americanum isolate KBUSLIRL-KWMA chromosome 1, ASM5285725v1, whole genome shotgun sequence window:
- the LOC144120018 gene encoding uncharacterized protein LOC144120018, whose amino-acid sequence MHPAGHSRQPSLQRPARQRSSRGSRCQWSKAFGLRSVHATLCGGDSQGTTQVAIAFVMMALQLDLEGGPAALLLLPLPVASAAGPQVHAHPRSFRLVPGSHGESWRALLSLEFVGIRSAFGRPWAVTRARRS is encoded by the exons ATGCACCCAGCCGGGCACAGCCGTCAGCCGTCCCTACAGCGACCTGCTCG CCAACGGAGCAGTCGTGGAAGCCGTTGCCAATGGAGCAAGGCATTTGGCTTACGCTCCGTGCATGCCACCCTGTGCGGTGGTGACTCCCAAGGCACCACCCAGGTTGCCATCGCCTTCGTGATGATGGCCCTGCAGCTCGATCTGGAAGGGGGTCcggccgcgctgctgctgctgcccctgccagTCGCCTCG GCCGCCGGACCTCAAGTTCATGCGCATCCTCGGAGCTTTCGGCTGGTGCCGGGCAGCCACGGAGAGAGCTGGCGGGC ACTGCTGAGCCTGGAGTTTGTGGGCATCCGGAGCGCATTCGGCCGGCCCTGGGCAGTTACAAGAGCCAGAAGGAGCTGA